The following proteins are co-located in the Tardibacter chloracetimidivorans genome:
- a CDS encoding inositol-3-phosphate synthase, which produces MLAPAANPINLAIVGTGNCASSLVQGLAHYGEGLNDPIGLTRYEMDRYRPHDIRVVAAWDIDRRKVGQDVASAIFARPNCTTRFCEAVADTGTLVEMGRLLDGVADHMSDYPADRTFVPAELPEPSEDEVTERLRDERVDVMINYLPVGSQQATEFYATCALKAGVAFVNAMPVFIASDPAWARRFAEAGVPVIGDDIKAQLGATIVHRALTDLFRRRGVTLDRTYQLNTGGNTDFLNMLNRTRLTSKKISKTEAVQSVAARRMEDENIHIGPSDYVAWQNDNKVCFLRMEGRMFGGVPLNLELRLSVEDSPNSAGVAIDMIRCAKIALDRGLAGPIEPAAALFCKHPPRQMTDDAAHDALEAFLNEGAKVSA; this is translated from the coding sequence ATGCTCGCGCCTGCCGCAAACCCGATCAACCTGGCCATCGTCGGAACCGGCAATTGCGCCAGTTCGCTCGTGCAGGGCCTTGCCCATTATGGCGAAGGCCTGAACGACCCGATCGGCCTGACCCGATATGAGATGGACCGCTATCGCCCGCACGATATTCGCGTGGTGGCGGCCTGGGACATCGACCGGCGGAAGGTGGGACAGGACGTCGCGAGCGCGATCTTCGCACGGCCCAACTGCACCACCCGCTTCTGCGAAGCGGTGGCGGATACGGGAACCTTGGTGGAAATGGGCCGGCTGCTGGACGGCGTCGCCGATCATATGAGCGACTATCCGGCCGACCGCACCTTTGTCCCCGCCGAACTGCCGGAGCCTTCCGAGGACGAAGTGACGGAGCGGCTGCGCGACGAGCGCGTCGACGTGATGATCAACTATCTGCCGGTCGGAAGCCAGCAAGCGACGGAGTTCTACGCCACATGCGCGCTGAAGGCCGGGGTTGCGTTCGTGAACGCAATGCCCGTGTTCATCGCCAGCGATCCGGCATGGGCGCGGCGCTTCGCCGAGGCGGGCGTTCCGGTCATCGGCGACGACATCAAGGCGCAGCTTGGCGCGACGATCGTCCACCGCGCATTGACCGACCTGTTCCGCCGGCGGGGCGTGACGCTGGACCGCACCTATCAGCTCAATACAGGCGGCAACACCGACTTCCTCAACATGCTGAACCGCACAAGGCTGACGTCGAAGAAGATATCGAAGACCGAGGCGGTGCAATCGGTCGCCGCGCGCCGGATGGAGGATGAGAACATCCACATCGGCCCGTCCGATTACGTCGCCTGGCAGAACGACAACAAGGTCTGCTTCCTGCGCATGGAAGGCCGCATGTTCGGCGGCGTGCCGCTGAACCTGGAGCTGCGCCTGTCGGTGGAAGACAGCCCCAATTCGGCCGGAGTGGCGATCGACATGATCCGCTGCGCCAAGATCGCGCTGGATCGCGGGCTGGCCGGCCCCATCGAACCGGCGGCGGCGCTGTTCTGCAAGCATCCGCCCCGCCAGATGACCGATGACGCCGCCCATGATGCGCTGGAGGCTTTTTTGAACGAAGGCGCGAAGGTGAGCGCATGA
- a CDS encoding glycosyltransferase family 4 protein, translating to MTRAARHLFITTDAVGGVWQYTADLVAALKPLGYRTTIAVLGPSPTAEQRRAVTDVGDVRIIETGLPLDWTAKTPAEVVASASAIAELSTGIAPDVVQLHAPALAVSGRFEAPVVAVAHSCVGTWWRAVNDGPLPLDLEWRAKMTAEGIATADRVVAPSVSFADALSGCYRLSRRPLVVYNGRSTSCAPAGMHDFAFTAGRLWDKAKNARVLDAVAAGLAIPFKAAGSVRGPHGEAVKLSNLHLMGQVEEEVLLSCLAARPVFVSAARYEPFGLAVLEAANAGCALVLSDIPTFRELWDGVATFVAPDDVAGFTSAIGELVGDVSLRLESGKRAMLHARRYSPARMARDMAAIHDGLARSAAPLRRTAAA from the coding sequence ATGACGCGCGCCGCGCGGCATCTCTTCATCACGACCGACGCGGTCGGCGGCGTGTGGCAATATACGGCCGATCTCGTGGCTGCGTTGAAGCCGCTCGGCTATCGCACGACGATTGCGGTGCTCGGGCCTTCGCCCACGGCCGAACAGCGCCGCGCCGTGACCGACGTCGGCGACGTGCGGATCATCGAAACCGGCCTGCCGCTGGACTGGACCGCCAAAACCCCTGCGGAAGTCGTCGCGAGCGCAAGCGCGATCGCAGAGTTGAGCACCGGCATCGCGCCCGATGTGGTCCAGCTTCATGCCCCGGCGCTTGCCGTGTCGGGCCGGTTTGAAGCGCCCGTGGTCGCGGTGGCGCACAGCTGCGTGGGGACATGGTGGCGCGCCGTCAATGACGGGCCATTGCCGCTTGATCTTGAGTGGCGTGCAAAGATGACGGCTGAAGGCATTGCAACGGCCGACCGCGTCGTCGCGCCTTCGGTCAGTTTCGCCGATGCGTTGAGCGGCTGCTATCGCCTCTCCAGACGCCCGCTGGTGGTCTACAACGGCCGCTCGACAAGCTGCGCCCCGGCCGGAATGCATGACTTCGCCTTCACGGCCGGACGGCTGTGGGACAAGGCCAAGAACGCCCGGGTTCTCGATGCGGTGGCGGCAGGCCTCGCCATTCCCTTCAAGGCGGCGGGAAGCGTGCGCGGCCCGCATGGCGAAGCGGTGAAGCTCTCGAACCTGCACCTGATGGGGCAGGTGGAGGAGGAGGTGCTTCTTTCCTGCCTTGCCGCTCGTCCCGTCTTCGTGTCCGCCGCCCGGTACGAGCCGTTCGGCCTGGCCGTGCTGGAGGCGGCCAATGCCGGATGCGCGCTGGTGCTGTCCGATATCCCGACATTCCGCGAACTGTGGGACGGGGTCGCGACCTTTGTCGCGCCCGATGACGTCGCCGGCTTCACCTCTGCGATCGGGGAGCTTGTCGGCGACGTCTCGTTGCGTCTTGAAAGCGGCAAGCGCGCGATGCTGCACGCGCGGCGCTACAGCCCGGCGCGGATGGCGCGCGACATGGCCGCCATCCATGACGGCCTCGCCCGATCCGCCGCTCCCTTGCGCAGGACGGCGGCAGCATGA
- a CDS encoding TIGR04290 family methyltransferase, with product MTKRQSHVRQRVAELGPWFHNICIDGVWTAPDHFLGNYPDVKFGRFADALPADLTGKTVLDIGCNAGFYSVEMKQRGAAEVLGIDWDDHYLDQARFVADELGLDIGFEKLSVYDVARLGRRFDLVIFMGVLYHLRHPLLALDLIREHVAGDLLLFQTMQRGSEEVVDVPADHPFHMPGTTRPPDYFNDPGYPRLHFIERKYAGDWTNWWAPNRACSEAMLRAAGFSIESRPEEEVYICRVAGMPCAGWGMESGAVYPARPQEDHE from the coding sequence ATGACGAAGCGCCAGAGCCATGTGCGCCAGCGGGTGGCCGAGCTTGGCCCCTGGTTTCACAACATCTGCATCGACGGCGTGTGGACCGCGCCCGACCATTTCCTGGGCAATTATCCGGATGTGAAGTTCGGCCGCTTTGCCGATGCCCTCCCCGCCGATCTTACCGGCAAGACGGTGCTGGACATCGGCTGCAACGCCGGATTCTATTCAGTGGAGATGAAGCAGCGCGGCGCAGCCGAAGTGCTGGGCATCGACTGGGACGACCATTATCTGGATCAGGCGCGCTTCGTCGCCGATGAACTGGGCCTCGACATCGGCTTTGAAAAGCTGTCCGTCTATGACGTGGCCCGACTGGGCCGCCGGTTCGACCTCGTCATCTTCATGGGCGTGCTTTACCACCTGCGGCACCCGCTGCTTGCGCTGGACCTGATCCGCGAACATGTGGCGGGCGACCTGCTGCTGTTCCAGACGATGCAGCGCGGCAGCGAGGAGGTGGTCGACGTTCCGGCCGACCACCCGTTCCACATGCCGGGGACCACGCGGCCGCCCGACTATTTCAACGATCCGGGCTATCCGCGCCTGCACTTCATCGAGCGCAAATATGCAGGCGACTGGACGAACTGGTGGGCGCCCAACCGCGCCTGTTCCGAAGCCATGCTGCGCGCGGCCGGTTTTTCCATCGAAAGCCGGCCGGAAGAGGAAGTCTACATCTGCCGCGTCGCCGGAATGCCCTGTGCCGGATGGGGCATGGAAAGCGGCGCCGTCTACCCGGCTCGCCCTCAGGAGGACCATGAATGA
- a CDS encoding CgeB family protein: protein MKIAFYGSSLLSSYWNGAATYYRGILRDLAARGHQISFYEPDAFDRQQHRDMDPPDWAKVVVYPATAQAVRQVLAEAGDADVVVKASGVGVFDDELLDGMIEPAAPRAIRIFWDVDAAATLDEMKADPAHAVRRALPELDLVLTYGGGDPVVNAYREMGARACVPVYNALDATTHFPVPPDARFSADFAFLGNRLPDRESRVEQFFLKPAAALLDRQFLIGGSGWESKEMPENVRHLGHVYTADHNAFNSTPLALLNVARDSMAQMGFSPATRVFEAAGAGACLITDAWEGIEMFLTPGEEVLVARDGMDVIEHLSTLTPERARQIGDAALRRVRAEHSYALRGAQVDGLLTQYRARVMEAAE from the coding sequence ATGAAAATAGCGTTCTACGGTTCCAGCCTGCTCTCATCCTACTGGAACGGCGCGGCCACCTATTATCGCGGCATATTGCGCGATCTGGCCGCGCGCGGACATCAGATCAGCTTTTACGAGCCCGACGCGTTCGACCGGCAGCAACATCGGGACATGGATCCGCCCGACTGGGCGAAGGTCGTCGTCTATCCCGCCACCGCGCAGGCGGTGCGACAGGTTCTTGCAGAGGCAGGCGACGCGGATGTCGTCGTCAAGGCAAGCGGCGTCGGCGTCTTCGACGATGAGCTGCTGGATGGCATGATCGAGCCGGCGGCCCCGCGCGCCATCCGCATCTTCTGGGACGTGGACGCAGCCGCGACGCTGGATGAAATGAAGGCCGATCCCGCCCATGCGGTGCGCCGCGCGCTGCCGGAACTGGACCTGGTCCTCACCTATGGCGGCGGCGATCCGGTGGTGAACGCCTATCGGGAGATGGGCGCGCGCGCCTGTGTGCCGGTCTACAACGCGCTTGACGCGACCACCCATTTCCCGGTGCCGCCCGATGCGCGCTTTTCCGCGGATTTCGCCTTTCTCGGAAACCGGCTGCCGGACCGCGAGAGCAGGGTCGAGCAGTTCTTCCTGAAGCCCGCCGCCGCGCTGCTCGACAGGCAGTTCCTGATCGGCGGCAGCGGTTGGGAAAGCAAGGAAATGCCGGAAAACGTCCGGCATTTGGGCCATGTCTATACGGCTGATCACAACGCCTTCAATTCAACCCCGCTGGCTCTCTTGAACGTGGCGCGCGACAGCATGGCGCAGATGGGCTTTTCGCCCGCGACCCGCGTGTTCGAGGCGGCGGGCGCAGGGGCCTGCCTCATCACCGATGCATGGGAAGGGATAGAGATGTTCCTGACGCCGGGCGAGGAGGTGCTCGTCGCTCGCGACGGCATGGATGTGATCGAGCATCTTTCCACCCTCACGCCGGAAAGAGCGCGGCAGATCGGGGATGCGGCCTTGCGGCGCGTGCGGGCGGAGCACAGCTATGCGCTGCGCGGCGCGCAGGTCGACGGGCTGCTCACCCAATATCGTGCGCGCGTGATGGAGGCGGCGGAATGA
- a CDS encoding glycosyl hydrolase yields the protein MIEAAMIWNEPNNKSHWDPELDPEWAIYADTVIRAGAAIETANPAITKVLGGMSPIDPHWVNLMRGQGALDAVDVVAVHGFPLDWNLWPIHAWPEKIAEIEQVVPDKPVWVTEVGVSSFGAEEVQVFGLERTAELLIGRAPRVFWYSLYDLPQSWGATTRHREAEGSSYYRHFYMGLLREDGSPKPALARYDRHAADMGLMQWFHFEDPRLDDAVACMKQLGVRHLRTGLSWADSFRPGALDWFDRQMEALTDFDVTLTFCFTPEHLGIVPHHTSPAREPQAFADFCGWMIERYAPAVIEERVAIRA from the coding sequence ATGATTGAAGCAGCGATGATCTGGAACGAGCCCAACAACAAATCGCATTGGGACCCCGAGCTTGACCCCGAATGGGCGATCTACGCCGACACGGTAATCCGGGCGGGCGCTGCGATCGAGACGGCGAATCCGGCCATCACCAAGGTATTGGGCGGCATGTCGCCGATCGACCCCCATTGGGTCAATCTGATGCGCGGACAGGGCGCGCTGGACGCCGTCGATGTGGTTGCGGTCCACGGCTTTCCGCTGGACTGGAACCTGTGGCCGATCCACGCCTGGCCCGAAAAGATCGCCGAGATCGAACAGGTCGTGCCGGACAAGCCGGTCTGGGTGACCGAAGTGGGCGTGAGTTCCTTTGGGGCGGAGGAAGTGCAGGTCTTCGGGCTGGAGCGCACGGCCGAACTGCTGATCGGCCGCGCGCCGCGCGTCTTCTGGTATTCGCTTTATGACCTGCCGCAAAGCTGGGGAGCTACCACCCGCCACAGGGAGGCGGAAGGATCGAGCTATTACCGGCATTTCTACATGGGCCTGCTGCGCGAGGACGGAAGCCCGAAACCCGCGCTTGCCCGTTACGACCGCCACGCCGCCGACATGGGCCTGATGCAGTGGTTCCATTTCGAGGACCCGAGGCTGGACGACGCAGTCGCGTGCATGAAGCAGCTGGGCGTCCGCCATCTGCGCACCGGGCTGAGCTGGGCGGACAGCTTCCGCCCCGGCGCGCTCGACTGGTTCGACCGGCAGATGGAGGCGCTCACGGACTTCGACGTGACCCTCACCTTCTGCTTCACGCCCGAGCATCTGGGGATTGTCCCCCACCACACCAGCCCCGCGCGCGAACCGCAGGCCTTTGCCGATTTCTGCGGCTGGATGATCGAACGCTATGCCCCCGCGGTTATCGAGGAACGGGTCGCGATCCGCGCCTGA
- a CDS encoding SDR family NAD(P)-dependent oxidoreductase, with protein sequence MTARPPAPMDDGRPVLVTGGAGFIGSNIAARLADSGRDVIVYDSLARPGVERNLEWLQWRHGKRIMPVLGDIRDAALLSDAVKQASAVFHMAAQVAVTTSLDDPRGDFEVNAIGTLNLLEAVRRRSDPPPVIFASTNKVYGDLADVALELGTGGYAPVDRVIAGRGIGEDRPLDFHTPYGCSKGAADQYVLDYARSFGIPAAVLRMSCIYGERQMGTEDQGWVAHFLIRAMEGREITLYGDGHQVRDVLNVADAVDAYLALWRNIGAASGHAFNLGGGPANAVSLRQLIAHISDLLGREVKLGFAPWREGDQRYFVADTRRIDRALGLGGKVFWREGVARLALWLADERTSGGPASPRLAIVGGVA encoded by the coding sequence GTGACCGCCCGCCCTCCCGCTCCGATGGACGATGGCCGCCCCGTGCTCGTGACCGGCGGCGCAGGCTTCATCGGCTCGAACATCGCCGCCCGGCTGGCAGACTCCGGGCGCGACGTCATCGTCTATGACTCGCTCGCCCGGCCGGGGGTGGAGCGCAATCTGGAATGGCTGCAATGGCGGCACGGCAAACGGATCATGCCCGTTCTTGGCGACATTCGCGACGCGGCGCTCCTGTCGGATGCGGTGAAACAGGCATCGGCGGTCTTTCACATGGCCGCGCAGGTGGCCGTCACGACCAGCCTTGACGATCCGCGCGGCGATTTCGAGGTCAACGCCATCGGCACGCTCAATCTGCTGGAGGCTGTGCGTCGCCGCAGCGATCCGCCGCCGGTGATCTTCGCCTCCACCAACAAGGTCTATGGCGATCTCGCCGATGTCGCGCTGGAGCTTGGCACAGGCGGATATGCGCCCGTCGATCGCGTGATCGCGGGTCGCGGCATCGGCGAGGACCGGCCGCTCGATTTCCATACGCCCTATGGCTGCTCCAAGGGGGCTGCCGATCAATATGTGCTGGATTACGCGCGCAGCTTCGGCATCCCGGCGGCAGTGCTGCGGATGAGCTGCATCTATGGCGAGCGCCAGATGGGGACCGAGGATCAGGGCTGGGTCGCCCACTTCCTGATCCGCGCGATGGAGGGGCGCGAGATCACCCTCTATGGCGACGGCCATCAGGTGCGGGACGTGTTGAATGTCGCCGATGCGGTGGACGCCTATCTGGCGCTCTGGCGCAACATCGGCGCGGCAAGCGGCCACGCCTTCAATCTTGGTGGCGGCCCGGCCAACGCCGTCAGCCTGCGCCAGCTGATCGCGCACATCTCCGATCTTCTGGGGCGGGAGGTGAAGCTTGGCTTCGCTCCCTGGCGCGAGGGCGACCAGCGCTATTTCGTCGCCGATACGCGACGCATCGATCGCGCGCTCGGTCTTGGTGGGAAGGTCTTCTGGCGGGAGGGCGTGGCCCGGCTTGCCCTCTGGCTCGCCGATGAGCGCACATCAGGCGGCCCGGCATCTCCCCGGCTTGCAATAGTGGGAGGGGTGGCATGA
- a CDS encoding histidine phosphatase family protein, with translation MKIFLVRHGAHSELGKVLSGRSQISLDAEGERQISRLAEQLADKGIARIETSPRPRTRRTADIIARRLGVEVEVADALDEIDFGEWTGKSYSALDADPRWHRWNDMRAAAATPGGEDMNAVAERIGRHLEELARTDGAPVLCVSHGDVIKAGIARYLGLSLDHLLRFDVDPASVSVIEAGPWGGRLTLLNGGAP, from the coding sequence ATGAAGATCTTTCTTGTTCGGCATGGCGCACATTCAGAGCTTGGCAAGGTGCTGAGCGGCCGCAGCCAGATTTCGTTGGATGCCGAAGGCGAAAGGCAGATTTCGCGGCTGGCCGAGCAACTCGCGGACAAGGGCATCGCCCGGATTGAGACCAGTCCCCGCCCGCGCACCCGGCGGACGGCGGACATCATCGCCCGGCGGCTGGGCGTGGAAGTGGAGGTGGCGGATGCGTTGGACGAGATCGATTTCGGCGAGTGGACCGGCAAGAGCTATTCCGCCCTCGACGCAGACCCACGCTGGCATCGCTGGAACGACATGCGCGCAGCGGCGGCCACGCCCGGCGGTGAAGACATGAACGCGGTGGCCGAACGCATCGGGCGCCATCTGGAAGAACTGGCGAGGACCGACGGCGCGCCGGTGCTGTGCGTGAGCCACGGCGACGTCATCAAGGCCGGCATCGCCCGTTATCTGGGGCTGAGCCTCGATCATCTGCTGCGCTTCGACGTCGATCCGGCGTCCGTCAGCGTGATCGAAGCCGGCCCCTGGGGCGGACGCCTGACGCTGCTGAACGGAGGCGCACCGTGA
- a CDS encoding CgeB family protein, producing the protein MKIVYFTHSLASCWNHGNAHFLRGVLRELALRGHDVVALEPWHGWSLANLLADHGVEGLEPFRTAYPELQARAYTPEDDCAALIGDADLVVVHEWNEPGLVTAIGQLRKRGGRFNLLFHDTHHRAVSDPKAIRAFNLSGYDGVLAFGEALAEVYRRWGWGDRIWTWHEAADTLLFRPPAGAGHRDGLVWIGNWGDGERTQELTDFLFAPTRAAQLPLDVYGVRYPEAARRTLARYHARYHGWAANARVPEIFARHLATVHVPRRYYATILPGIPTIRVFEALACGIPLVSAPWEDSENLFRPGTDFLVARDGAEMAGHLRMLKEEPAVRAALIASGLETIRARHSCAHRADELLGIVQSLAPSAEFARKSA; encoded by the coding sequence ATGAAGATCGTCTATTTCACCCATTCGCTCGCTTCATGCTGGAACCACGGCAACGCGCATTTCCTGCGCGGCGTACTGCGCGAACTGGCGTTGCGCGGCCATGATGTGGTTGCGCTTGAGCCCTGGCACGGCTGGAGCCTCGCCAATCTGCTGGCGGACCACGGCGTTGAAGGACTGGAGCCGTTCCGCACAGCCTATCCGGAGCTTCAGGCGCGGGCCTATACGCCGGAGGACGATTGCGCCGCGCTGATCGGCGACGCCGATCTGGTCGTCGTGCATGAATGGAACGAGCCCGGCCTTGTCACCGCGATCGGTCAGCTCAGGAAGCGGGGCGGCCGGTTCAACCTGCTGTTCCACGATACGCACCATCGGGCGGTGAGCGACCCAAAGGCAATCCGCGCCTTTAATCTTTCGGGCTATGACGGCGTGCTCGCTTTCGGCGAAGCGCTGGCCGAGGTCTACCGCCGCTGGGGCTGGGGTGATCGCATCTGGACCTGGCACGAGGCTGCCGACACGCTGCTGTTCCGCCCACCGGCCGGGGCGGGCCACCGCGATGGCCTGGTCTGGATCGGCAACTGGGGCGACGGCGAGCGCACGCAGGAACTGACGGACTTTCTGTTCGCCCCCACGAGGGCGGCCCAGTTGCCGCTCGACGTCTATGGGGTGCGCTATCCCGAAGCGGCGCGGAGGACGCTTGCCCGGTATCATGCGCGCTATCATGGCTGGGCGGCCAATGCGCGCGTGCCGGAAATCTTTGCGCGGCATCTGGCGACGGTACATGTGCCGCGCCGCTATTACGCGACGATCCTGCCCGGCATTCCGACGATCAGGGTGTTCGAGGCGCTCGCCTGCGGCATTCCGCTGGTGTCCGCCCCCTGGGAGGATTCCGAAAATCTGTTCAGGCCTGGCACGGACTTTCTCGTCGCCCGCGACGGGGCCGAAATGGCCGGTCATCTCCGGATGCTGAAGGAGGAACCGGCGGTGCGTGCCGCGCTGATCGCGAGCGGGCTGGAGACGATCCGCGCACGTCACAGCTGCGCCCACCGCGCCGACGAACTCCTCGGCATCGTTCAATCGCTCGCTCCTTCCGCCGAATTCGCGAGGAAATCCGCATGA
- a CDS encoding NAD-dependent epimerase/dehydratase family protein — MENVLVTGGAGFIGRSVCKELLRRGYSVRVLDSLIEQVHGDTDGDTDRPADLHPDVELIRADIRNSGAVDRALCGIDCVVHLAAEVGVGQSMYEVERYTSVNDLGTAILFQRLIERPVRRIVTASSMSIYGEGLYRDAEGNPVEDAARPMLRDGQRNWEPVDGKGRPLAPLATPEWKRPSLASVYALNKYVQERTTHIMAEPYGMEGVCLRLFNVYGPGQALSNPYTGVLAIFAARLLNGQPPMIFEDGEQRRDFVHVRDVARAFADALELPEAAGETFNIGSGRDRSVAEVAVELARAMGREDLRPEIVGKARVGDIRHCFCDTTKAERELGFSAREDFGRGLQELSEWVAQQTASDRVAEARAELEARGLVA, encoded by the coding sequence ATGGAAAATGTTCTGGTCACTGGCGGCGCGGGCTTCATCGGGCGCTCCGTCTGCAAAGAGCTTCTGCGGCGCGGCTATTCCGTCCGCGTCCTCGACAGCCTGATCGAGCAGGTACACGGGGACACGGACGGCGACACGGATCGGCCCGCCGACCTGCATCCCGATGTCGAACTGATCCGGGCCGACATCCGCAACTCCGGCGCGGTGGATCGCGCGCTCTGCGGCATCGACTGTGTCGTTCACCTCGCGGCCGAGGTGGGCGTCGGCCAGTCGATGTACGAAGTGGAGCGATACACTTCGGTCAACGACCTTGGCACGGCGATATTGTTCCAGCGGCTCATCGAGCGGCCGGTGCGGCGGATCGTGACCGCGTCGTCCATGAGCATCTATGGCGAGGGCCTTTATCGCGACGCGGAAGGCAATCCGGTGGAAGACGCTGCGCGCCCCATGCTGCGCGACGGCCAGCGCAACTGGGAGCCGGTGGACGGGAAGGGCAGGCCGCTCGCCCCGCTCGCCACGCCGGAATGGAAGCGGCCCAGCCTCGCCTCCGTCTATGCGCTCAATAAATATGTCCAGGAGCGCACGACGCACATCATGGCCGAGCCCTATGGAATGGAGGGCGTGTGCCTGCGGCTGTTCAACGTCTATGGGCCGGGGCAGGCGCTGTCCAATCCCTATACCGGCGTCCTCGCCATATTCGCCGCCCGGCTGCTCAACGGGCAGCCGCCGATGATCTTCGAGGACGGCGAGCAGCGGCGCGACTTTGTCCATGTTCGCGATGTCGCCCGCGCCTTTGCCGATGCGCTGGAGCTTCCGGAGGCGGCAGGCGAAACCTTCAATATTGGCTCGGGTCGCGACCGCTCGGTGGCCGAGGTCGCGGTCGAACTGGCGCGCGCCATGGGCCGGGAGGATCTGAGACCCGAAATCGTCGGCAAGGCGCGGGTGGGCGATATCCGGCACTGCTTTTGCGACACCACGAAGGCGGAGCGCGAACTGGGCTTCAGCGCGCGCGAGGATTTCGGGCGAGGCCTGCAGGAGCTTTCCGAATGGGTCGCACAGCAGACCGCGTCCGACCGTGTGGCCGAGGCAAGGGCGGAGCTTGAGGCCCGGGGGCTGGTCGCGTGA